A portion of the Roseovarius sp. SCSIO 43702 genome contains these proteins:
- a CDS encoding ABC-F family ATP-binding cassette domain-containing protein: MLRISDISYSVAGRPLIVDSSVTIPDGHKVGIVGRNGTGKTTLFRLIRGELALEQGSITLPARARIGGVAQEVPGNEVSLIDTVLAADTERARLLSEAETATDPARIAEVQTRLADIDAWGAPARAATILRGLGFTPAEQEMPCSAFSGGWRMRVALAAVLFSAPDLLLLDEPTNYLDLEGALWLESYLTRYPHTVLIISHDRGLLNRAVGAILHLEDRKLTLYQGNYDTFAQTRMARLAAAEAEAKKQEARRAHLQSYVDRFRYKADKAKQAQSRLKALARMQPITRPQEAALRAFAFPEPEELSPPIISLEGGSVGYDGTPVLSRLDLRIDQDDRIALLGRNGEGKSTLSKLLSGRLAPMSGRMTTSAKLRVGYFAQHQVDELHVDETPLDHIRRLRPEETPARLRARLGGFGIGAEQADTIVARLSGGQKARLSLMLATIDAPHMLILDEPTNHLDIESREGLVEALTAYSGAVILVSHDMHLLSLVADRLWLVKDGRVAPYDGDLESYRQSLIAPEKPEGKPRPEKRDRRPSRDAILALRQDVRKCEERVEKLQDMSERLARKLADPAMYDDARKDEAAVWQRKYAEVMDGLERAETLWMRALEKLEKAET, encoded by the coding sequence ATGTTGCGCATATCCGACATCTCCTATTCCGTCGCCGGACGCCCGCTGATCGTCGACAGTTCCGTTACGATCCCCGACGGCCACAAGGTCGGCATCGTGGGTCGGAACGGCACGGGCAAGACCACCCTTTTCCGCCTCATCCGCGGCGAGCTCGCGCTCGAACAGGGAAGCATCACCCTGCCGGCCCGCGCCCGCATCGGCGGCGTCGCGCAGGAGGTGCCGGGCAACGAGGTCTCGCTGATCGACACGGTGCTCGCCGCCGATACCGAGCGCGCGCGGCTCCTGTCGGAGGCCGAGACCGCCACCGACCCCGCCCGCATCGCCGAGGTGCAGACCCGTCTTGCCGACATCGACGCATGGGGGGCCCCCGCCCGCGCGGCCACCATCCTGCGCGGTCTCGGCTTCACCCCCGCCGAACAGGAAATGCCGTGCAGCGCCTTCTCGGGCGGCTGGCGGATGCGCGTGGCGCTCGCCGCCGTGCTTTTCTCGGCGCCCGACCTCCTGCTGCTCGACGAGCCCACCAACTATCTCGACCTCGAGGGCGCTCTCTGGCTCGAAAGCTATCTCACGCGCTATCCGCACACCGTCCTCATCATCAGCCATGATCGCGGCCTCCTGAACCGCGCGGTCGGCGCGATCCTGCATCTCGAGGACCGCAAGCTCACGCTCTACCAGGGCAACTACGACACCTTCGCGCAAACCCGCATGGCCCGCCTCGCCGCCGCCGAGGCCGAAGCCAAGAAGCAGGAGGCACGCCGCGCCCACCTGCAATCCTACGTGGACCGTTTCCGCTACAAGGCCGACAAGGCGAAACAGGCGCAGTCCCGCCTGAAGGCGCTCGCCCGGATGCAGCCCATCACCCGCCCGCAGGAGGCCGCGCTGCGCGCCTTCGCCTTCCCCGAACCCGAGGAGCTTTCCCCGCCCATCATCTCGCTTGAGGGTGGCTCGGTCGGCTATGACGGCACGCCGGTCCTGTCGCGCCTCGACCTGCGCATCGACCAGGACGACCGCATCGCGCTTCTGGGCCGCAACGGCGAGGGGAAATCGACCCTCTCGAAGCTTCTCTCGGGTCGCCTTGCCCCGATGTCGGGCCGCATGACCACCTCGGCCAAGCTGCGCGTCGGCTACTTCGCGCAACACCAGGTCGACGAGCTTCACGTGGACGAGACACCGCTCGACCACATCCGCCGCCTGCGCCCCGAGGAGACACCCGCCCGCCTGCGCGCGCGGCTCGGTGGCTTCGGCATCGGCGCGGAGCAGGCCGACACCATCGTCGCGCGCCTGTCGGGCGGTCAGAAGGCACGCCTCTCGCTGATGCTCGCCACCATCGACGCGCCGCACATGCTCATCCTCGACGAGCCCACGAACCATCTCGACATCGAAAGCCGCGAGGGCCTGGTCGAGGCGCTGACCGCCTATTCCGGCGCCGTCATCCTCGTCAGCCACGACATGCACCTGCTCAGCCTCGTGGCCGACCGGCTCTGGCTCGTGAAGGACGGTCGCGTCGCGCCCTACGATGGCGACCTCGAAAGCTACCGCCAGAGTCTCATCGCCCCCGAGAAACCCGAGGGCAAACCCAGGCCCGAGAAACGCGACAGGCGCCCCTCGCGCGACGCCATCCTCGCGCTGCGCCAAGACGTGCGCAAATGCGAGGAGCGCGTGGAAAAGCTTCAGGACATGTCCGAGCGCCTCGCCCGGAAGCTCGCCGATCCGGCCATGTATGACGACGCGCGCAAGGACGAAGCCGCCGTCTGGCAACGCAAATACGCCGAGGTGATGGACGGGCTCGAGCGCGCCGAGACACTCTGGATGCGCGCCCTCGAGAAACTCGAAAAGGCCGAAACATAG
- the ndk gene encoding nucleoside-diphosphate kinase has product MAKERTLSIIKPDATKRNLTGKINAKFEEAGLRIVAQKRIQLSKAQAGEFYKVHAERPFYDELCEFMASEPVVVQVLEGESAIAKNREVMGATNPADAAPGTIRAEFAESVGENSVHGSDAPETAREEIAFFFSGLEIVG; this is encoded by the coding sequence ATGGCCAAAGAACGCACACTCAGCATCATCAAACCCGACGCGACCAAGCGCAATCTCACCGGCAAGATCAACGCCAAGTTCGAGGAGGCGGGCCTGCGCATCGTGGCGCAGAAGCGCATCCAGCTTTCGAAGGCACAGGCGGGCGAGTTCTACAAGGTCCACGCGGAACGCCCGTTCTATGACGAGCTGTGCGAGTTCATGGCCTCGGAGCCGGTCGTGGTGCAGGTTCTCGAAGGCGAGAGCGCGATCGCGAAGAACCGGGAAGTGATGGGCGCAACCAACCCCGCGGACGCCGCCCCCGGCACGATCCGCGCCGAGTTCGCCGAGTCGGTCGGCGAGAACTCGGTCCATGGCTCGGACGCGCCCGAGACCGCCAGGGAAGAGATCGCGTTTTTCTTCTCGGGTCTCGAGATCGTCGGCTAG
- a CDS encoding DUF4112 domain-containing protein yields the protein MTEHERARLERLERIARRMDKAFRVPFTGIRLGWDSILGIVPGIGDTLTTAPAFYIVYEAHRLGASKPLVMRMVSNIGIDWLVGLIPLFGDLLDVGIKSNMRNVQLLRAHMERAAHDAPPSRDIRDRSA from the coding sequence ATGACCGAGCATGAACGCGCCCGCCTCGAGCGGCTCGAACGCATCGCGCGCCGCATGGACAAGGCGTTTCGCGTCCCGTTCACCGGCATCCGGCTCGGCTGGGACTCGATTCTCGGGATCGTGCCGGGGATCGGCGACACCCTGACCACCGCCCCGGCCTTCTACATCGTCTACGAGGCGCATCGTCTCGGCGCCAGCAAGCCGCTCGTCATGCGGATGGTGTCGAATATCGGCATCGACTGGCTGGTCGGTCTCATCCCGCTTTTCGGCGATCTGCTCGACGTGGGGATCAAGTCCAACATGCGCAACGTGCAGCTTCTGCGCGCCCACATGGAAAGGGCGGCGCATGATGCACCGCCCTCCCGCGACATTCGGGACAGATCGGCCTAG
- a CDS encoding YqaE/Pmp3 family membrane protein, whose amino-acid sequence MDIIRIIAAILLPPLGVFLQEGLGKHFWINILLTILGYIPGIVHAVWIIARRSPAAP is encoded by the coding sequence ATGGACATCATCCGTATCATCGCCGCCATTCTCCTGCCGCCGCTGGGCGTCTTTCTCCAGGAAGGCCTGGGCAAGCATTTCTGGATCAACATCCTTCTCACGATCCTGGGCTACATCCCCGGCATCGTCCACGCCGTCTGGATCATCGCCCGCCGGTCCCCCGCCGCCCCATGA
- the sucD gene encoding succinate--CoA ligase subunit alpha, translating to MAILIDRDSKVLVTGLTGRIGSFHAQEMADYGTNVVGGVTPGKGGSTHNGLPVFNTVKGAVAETGADTVIAFVPPPFAADSIMEAADAGIGTCVCIADGIPTQDMIRVKRYMRRYKEARRMRLIGPNCAGIITPGQAFAGLMPPHIYLEGRVGIIGRSGTLGYEAASQMKARGIGVSSSIGIGGDPINGSSFRDILELFEEDPDTDAVVMVGEIGGPQEAAAAEYIRDHMTKPVAAYIAGLSAPKGRRMGHAGAIVQAFGESAQEKVDILKECGVTIVPTPSAFGETVEEMLAA from the coding sequence ATGGCCATTCTGATCGACCGCGACTCCAAGGTGCTCGTTACCGGCCTCACCGGCCGCATCGGCAGCTTCCACGCACAGGAAATGGCCGACTACGGCACCAACGTCGTCGGTGGCGTGACCCCCGGCAAGGGGGGCAGCACACATAACGGCCTTCCGGTCTTCAATACCGTCAAGGGCGCCGTGGCCGAGACCGGGGCCGATACGGTCATCGCCTTCGTCCCGCCTCCCTTCGCGGCCGATTCGATCATGGAAGCGGCGGATGCGGGCATCGGCACCTGCGTCTGCATCGCCGACGGTATCCCGACGCAGGACATGATCCGCGTCAAACGCTACATGCGTCGCTACAAGGAGGCCCGGCGGATGCGCCTCATCGGGCCCAACTGCGCGGGCATCATCACCCCGGGCCAGGCCTTCGCGGGTCTCATGCCGCCCCATATCTATCTCGAGGGGCGCGTCGGGATCATCGGGCGCTCCGGCACTCTCGGCTACGAGGCGGCAAGCCAGATGAAGGCGCGCGGCATCGGCGTCAGTTCCTCCATCGGCATCGGCGGCGACCCGATCAACGGATCGAGCTTCCGCGACATCCTGGAACTTTTCGAAGAAGATCCCGACACCGACGCGGTCGTCATGGTGGGCGAGATCGGCGGCCCGCAGGAGGCCGCGGCGGCGGAATACATCCGCGACCACATGACCAAGCCCGTCGCGGCCTATATCGCCGGGCTCTCGGCACCCAAGGGGCGGCGCATGGGCCACGCGGGGGCGATCGTGCAGGCTTTCGGCGAAAGCGCGCAGGAGAAGGTCGATATCCTGAAGGAGTGCGGCGTCACCATCGTGCCGACCCCCTCGGCCTTCGGCGAAACGGTGGAAGAGATGCTGGCGGCCTGA
- a CDS encoding malate--CoA ligase subunit beta has product MDIHEYQAKELLRRYGVNVPRGGIAYSPEQAVYRAQELSGERCVVKAQIHSGARGKAGGVRVCSTDDEIADAAAWMLGRKLVTHQTGPQGKLVGRLYVEEATDIAQEIYLGFVMDRTEERVVVVASAQGGMEIEEISESEPDSIIRSVVDPAVGMQAFQAREIAFALDLAPPLIPQAVKAITGAYRMMDELDAAMLEINPLVVTGAGEIVALDCKLSFDENALFRHPEISELRDKSQEDPRETYAGDRGLNYIGLEGEIGCIVNGAGLAMATLDMIKMAGGEPANFLDVGGGASPERVLMSFKAVLNDPNVEAVLVNIFAGINRCDWIAEGVVRAVRELDLKLPLVVRLSGTNVEEGRQILAESGLDITTAETLAEAAEKVVKAWKQGNMNKGEAA; this is encoded by the coding sequence ATGGACATTCACGAATACCAGGCCAAGGAATTGCTCAGGCGCTACGGCGTCAACGTGCCGCGCGGCGGCATCGCCTACAGCCCCGAGCAGGCCGTCTACCGCGCGCAGGAGCTTTCGGGCGAGCGCTGCGTGGTCAAGGCGCAGATCCACTCCGGCGCCCGCGGCAAGGCCGGCGGCGTGCGCGTCTGCTCCACCGATGACGAGATCGCCGACGCCGCCGCCTGGATGCTGGGCCGCAAGCTCGTGACGCACCAGACCGGCCCGCAGGGCAAGCTGGTGGGCCGCCTCTATGTCGAGGAAGCCACCGACATCGCGCAGGAAATCTATCTCGGCTTCGTCATGGACCGCACCGAGGAGCGCGTGGTCGTCGTGGCCTCCGCCCAAGGCGGCATGGAGATCGAGGAGATCTCCGAAAGCGAGCCCGACAGCATCATCCGCTCGGTCGTCGATCCGGCGGTCGGCATGCAGGCCTTCCAGGCGCGTGAGATCGCCTTCGCGCTCGACCTCGCACCGCCGCTCATTCCGCAGGCGGTCAAGGCCATCACCGGCGCCTACCGCATGATGGACGAGCTCGACGCCGCCATGCTCGAGATCAACCCCCTCGTCGTCACCGGCGCGGGCGAGATCGTCGCGCTCGACTGCAAGCTCAGCTTCGACGAGAACGCCCTTTTCCGGCACCCCGAGATCTCGGAGTTGCGAGACAAGAGCCAGGAAGACCCGCGCGAGACCTACGCAGGCGACCGCGGCCTCAACTACATCGGGCTCGAGGGCGAGATCGGCTGCATCGTCAACGGCGCCGGCCTCGCCATGGCCACGCTCGACATGATCAAGATGGCCGGTGGTGAGCCCGCGAACTTTCTCGACGTGGGCGGCGGCGCGTCGCCCGAACGGGTTCTCATGTCCTTCAAGGCCGTGCTCAACGACCCGAATGTCGAGGCGGTGCTCGTCAACATCTTCGCCGGCATCAACCGCTGCGACTGGATCGCCGAGGGCGTCGTGCGCGCGGTGCGCGAACTCGATCTGAAGCTCCCGCTCGTCGTGCGCCTCTCGGGCACCAACGTGGAGGAAGGCCGCCAGATCCTTGCCGAAAGCGGACTCGACATCACCACCGCCGAAACCCTGGCCGAGGCCGCCGAGAAGGTCGTCAAGGCATGGAAACAGGGCAACATGAACAAGGGGGAGGCTGCGTAA